The following are from one region of the Vitis riparia cultivar Riparia Gloire de Montpellier isolate 1030 chromosome 14, EGFV_Vit.rip_1.0, whole genome shotgun sequence genome:
- the LOC117930037 gene encoding putative pentatricopeptide repeat-containing protein At1g12700, mitochondrial: MLSIPSPFLSSLHNRFRSKYLHFNTLDDALSSFNRMLHMHPPPSIVDFAKILTSITKVKRYSTVLSLSRKMDSFGIPHNVYTLNVLINSFCHLNRVNFAFSVLAKILKLGCQPDTASFTTLIKGLCLEGQIGEALHLFDKMIGEGFQPDVVIYATLINGLCKTGHTSAAIRLLRSMEKGNCQPDVVVYGTLIHSLCKDRQLTQAFNLFSEMITKGISPNIVTCNSLVYALCNLGEWKHVNTLLNEMVDSKIMPNAISLTTVVDALCKEGMVAQAHDVIDMMIQSGMEPDVVTYTALMDGHCLRSEMDEAVEVFDMMVHKGCAPNVFSYNTLINGYCKIERMDKAMYLFEEMCRQKLIPNTVTYNTLIHGLCHVGRLQDAIALFREMVACGQIPDLVTYRILLDYLCKNRHLDKAMALLKAIEGSNLDPDIQIYTIVIDGMCRAGELEDARNLFSNLSSKGLKPNVWTYNVMIHGLCKRGLLDEATKLFMEMDENSCSADGCTYNTITQGFLRNNETWRAIQLLEEMLARGFSCDVSTTTLLVGMLSDDGLDQSVKQILCKYVQ, encoded by the coding sequence ATGCTTTCTATTCCTTCTCCATTCTTGTCTTCATTACATAATAGATTTCGTTCCAAATACCTTCATTTCAATACTCTGGATGATGCCCTCTCTTCATTTAATAGAATGCTTCATATGCATCCTCCTCCCTCCATCGTTGATTTCGCAAAAATTTTAACCTCCATCACTAAAGTGAAACGCTACTCCACTGTGCTTTCTCTTTCCAGGAAAATGGATTCTTTTGGAATTCCACACAATGTTTACACTCTCAACGTCCTCATTAACTCTTTCTGCCATCTGAATCGGGTGAATTTCGCTTTCTCCGTTTTAGCCAAAATCCTCAAACTTGGTTGTCAACCCGACACTGCATCCTTCACGACCTTGATTAAGGGCCTGTGTCTTGAGGGTCAAATTGGCGAAGCCCTCCActtgtttgataaaatgattGGGGAAGGTTTTCAACCCGATGTAGTTATATATGCAACATTGATAAATGGGTTATGCAAAACGGGGCACACTAGTGCCGCCATCAGGTTACTTCGGAGCATGGAGAAAGGAAATTGTCAGCCTGACGTAGTTGTCTATGGCACCCTCATTCATAGCCTTTGTAAGGATAGACAACTGACCCAAGCTTTCAACCTTTTCTCTGAGATGATCACTAAAGGCATTTCACCTAATATTGTTACTTGCAACTCATTAGTTTATGCTCTTTGTAATTTAGGTGAGTGGAAACATGTTAATACGCTGTTGAATGAAATGGTAGATAGCAAGATAATGCCAAATGCAATTAGTTTGACTACAGTGGTGGATGCACTCTGTAAAGAAGGAATGGTCGCCCAAGCACATGATGTCATTGACATGATGATTCAAAGTGGCATGGAGCCTGATGTAGTCACCTACACTGCATTGATGGATGGACATTGTTTGCGATCTGAAATGGATGAGGCAGTTGAAGTATTTGATATGATGGTTCATAAGGGCTGTGCACCTAATGTTTTCAGCTATAACACCTTGATTAATGGTTATTGTAAGATTGAAAGGATGGATAAGGCCATGTATCTCTTTGAAGAAATGTGTCGACAAAAATTGATTCCCAACACCGTGACTTACAACACTCTTATACATGGTTTATGCCATGTGGGAAGACTCCAGGATGCAATAGCACTTTTTCGTGAGATGGTAGCTTGTGGCCAAATTCCTGATCTTGTCACTTACCGCATTTTATTGGACTATCTATGCAAAAATCGTCATCTTGATAAAGCTATGGCTTTGCTGAAAGCTATTGAAGGTAGTAATTTGGATCCTGATATACAAATTTATACTATTGTCATTGATGGCATGTGTAGGGCTGGTGAACTTGAAGATGCAAGGAATCTCTTTTCCAATCTCTCCTCTAAAGGATTAAAGCCTAATGTTTGGACTTATAATGTTATGATCCATGGGCTTTGTAAAAGAGGTTTATTAGATGAGGCAACTAAGTTATTTATGGAAATGGATGAGAATAGTTGCTCAGCAGATGGTTGCACTTACAATACAATTACCCAAGGATTTTTAAGGAATAATGAGACATGGAGAGCTATTCAACTTCTTGAAGAAATGCTTGCAAGGGGATTTTCTTGTGATGTGTCCACCACCACATTGTTAGTGGGAATGTTATCTGATGATGGATTGGATCAATCTGTAAAACAAATTCTATGCAAGTATGTGCAGTAA
- the LOC117930533 gene encoding uncharacterized protein LOC117930533 — METLEDYDFALHYHPGKANVVADALNRKSYGKLSSLGLRKFEMHADIEDFKLCLGWEGQGPCLYSISARPMFIQRIVEAQVHDEFLEKVKAQLVEGEVDENWSMHVYGSVRFRGRLCMLKDVELRNELLADAHRAKYTIHPKNTKMYQDLKRQF, encoded by the coding sequence ATGGAGACAttggaagattatgattttgctcTTCATTACCATCCTGGAAAGGCAAATGTTGTAGCAGATGCCTTGAATAGGAAGAGTTATGGCAAGTTGTCTAGCTTGGGGTTGAGAAAGTTTGAGATGCATGCAGATATTGAGGATTTTAAGCTATGTCTTGGTTGGGAAGGACAGGGTCCATGCTTGTACAGTATATCGGCTAGACCAATGTTTATCCAAAGAATAGTGGAGGCCCAAGTTCATGATgagtttttagaaaaagttaaagcCCAGTTGGTAGAAGGTGAAGTAGATGAAAATTGGTCTATGCATGTATATGGGAGTGTGAGATTTAGAGGAAGGTTGTGTATGCTAAAAGATGTGGAGTTGAGGAATGAACTTCTAGCAGATGCTCATAGGGCAAAGTATACCATCCACCCTAAGAATACCAAGATGTATCAAGACTTAAAGAGACAGTTCTAG